One Malus sylvestris chromosome 14, drMalSylv7.2, whole genome shotgun sequence DNA segment encodes these proteins:
- the LOC126599742 gene encoding uncharacterized protein LOC126599742 has protein sequence MDLWVVAAAAGAGYLTKYWQNISKNGGTDGLLNFPFGDANLDKSESSRHPLHRLGHRKKVGDDVSNDSKKASDAYLSESSCGTEGASTSGYDGEKLGGLVKYKDCNVLSLSHMSPEYSGNENENGDGACISHDIDDSTGATMPKSSSGERGSFRVPLRNKSSIRTERSYGHTIKPVNSLESCLMAQLYKERAEVEHVLTLPSPSSPSMRTLFVTDGNRIISRASGDHFRAQIGVEENKLHKEAYLETNENTCGFPPPPKLGYLDLPRNTKSKTGKGRKGKLSSASKLVNGKHLHSEGSLDGAVLLCLGISIGIISSFIANKRDVDKLKDLLKQTENLVQDLEEELEMKDSVTVKEIANENYGAQDTCDSSLFYKAPNSFSTEQNMDKYDDKNSYDRKAEESSESISKIEAELEAELERLGLNMNTSIPERRSIDVAELDPNLMADFAQGELRADLVGGLSVGQPGSNEEASSTSTDHHCANYAVSPRELSLRLHEVIQSRLEERVQELEMALQNSQRKVQIAELKHKDSWRDLSDNQRHSAIHEITNSAEKCKTTEEPLVMNLSGEALDAYNEAYEELMKISESEGEDSPCLIFETFSAQSHSQTQSVEVNGSAGNFAFSKEETTGGDSPRQAFETFRIQSSGQTQGELVNGSVGDIAFSKEETIGDDSPCQVFETFRLQRPGQTQSDGLDGSVKHFGSSKEEAGGNDLLLFKSKASISDEEHISRVRRSKNLSVSGENSDDSDSEMEKQLIMQIVEKAKKGSPVVLNAQRWFRSIDEKAS, from the exons atggACTTGTGGGTTGTTGCAGCAGCGGCAGGCGCTGGATATTTGACCAAGTATTGGCAGAACATATCCAAGAATGGGGGTACAGATGGCTTGTTAAATTTTCCTTTTGGGGATGCAAATCTTGACAAATCTGAATCCTCAAGGCACCCTTTACACAGACTAGGACACAGAAAGAAGGTCGGTGATGACGTTTCTAATGACAGCAAAAAGGCTTCAGATGCTTACTTGTCAGAAAGTTCTTGTGGGACAGAAGGGGCTTCTACTAGCGGGTATGATGGTGAAAAGCTGGGAGGCTTGGTGAAGTACAAGGATTGCAATGTACTTTCTTTATCACATATGTCACCGGAATACTCAGGAAATGAAAATGAGAATGGGGATGGGGCTTGTATAAGTCATGATATTGATGATAGTACTGGTGCCACTATGCCTAAATCTTCAAGTGGAGAAAGAGGTTCTTTTCGTGTTCCTCTGAGGAACAAAAGTTCTATTAGAACTGAGCGTTCATATGGGCATACGATTAAGCCAGTAAATTCCTTAGAGAGTTGCCTTATGGCTCAGTTATATAAAGAGCGCGCTGAAGTGGAACATGTGCTTACCCTTCCATCGCCATCGAGTCCAAGTATGAGAACATTGTTTGTGACTGATGGAAACCGAATTATCAGCAGAGCAAGTGGTGACCATTTCAGAGCTCAGATTGGGGTCGAGGAAAATAAGCTGCATAAGGAAGCCTATttggaaactaatgaaaatacaTGTGGGTTTCCTCCACCACCAAAACTTGGTTATTTGGATCTGCCCAGGAATACGAAAAGTAAGACTGGAAAGGGGAGGAAAGGAAAATTGAGCAGTGCCAGTAAATTGGTCAATGGAAAACACTTACATTCTGAAG GTTCACTGGATGGAGCAGTTCTTCTCTGTCTTGGGATTTCTATTGGCAtaatatcttcttttatagCAAATAAAAGAGACGTTGATAAGTTGAAAGATTTGTTGAAGCAGACCGAGAACTTGGTTCAGGATCTAGAGGAGGAACTTGAAATGAAAGATTCAGTAACAGTGAAGGAAATAGCTAATGAGAATTATGGTGCACAAGATACTTGTGACAGTTCCCTTTTTTATAAGGCGCCAAATTCTTTTTCTACTGAACAGAATATGGACAAATATGATGATAAAAATTCATATGACCGGAAAGCAGAAGAGAGTTCAGAGTCGATTAGTAAAATAGAGGCAGAGCTTGAAGCTGAACTTGAGAGGTTGGGGCTAAACATGAACACTTCTATTCCGGAGAGAAGATCCATCGATGTTGCTGAG CTTGACCCAAACTTAATGGCAGATTTTGCTCAAGGTGAGCTGAGAGCTGACTTGGTTGGTGGGTTATCTGTTGGCCAACCCGGGTCTAACGAAGAGGCAAGCAGCACCTCTACGGATCATCACTGTGCAAACTATGCAGTTTCTCCCAGAGAGCTTAGCTTGCGTCTGCATGAAGTCATCCAATCAAGACTGGAAGAACGTGTCCAGGAGCTTGAGATGGCTCTACAAAACAGCCAAAGGAAGGTCCAAATCGCAGAGTTGAAGCACAAGGATTCTTGGAGAGACTTATCAGACAATCAGAGACATTCCGCAATCCATGAGATTACGAATTCTGCAGAAAAATGCAAAACCACAGAAGAGCCTCTAGTCATGAACTTATCGGGAGAAGCTTTAGATGCGTACAATGAGGCTTACGAAGAGTTGATGAAGATCAGTGAATCCGAAGGGGAGGATTCACCTTGTCTAATTTTTGAAACATTCAGCGCTCAGAGCCACAGTCAAACTCAAAGTGTAGAGGTGAATGGTTCCGCGGGGAATTTTGCTTTCAGTAAAGAGGAAACCACAGGTGGTGATTCACCTCGTCAAGCTTTTGAAACATTCAGGATTCAAAGCTCCGGTCAAACTCAAGGTGAACTGGTGAATGGTTCCGTGGGGGATATTGCTTTCAGTAAAGAGGAAACCATAGGTGATGATTCACCTTGTCAAGTTTTTGAAACATTCAGGCTTCAAAGACCCGGTCAAACTCAAAGTGATGGGTTAGATGGTTCTGTGAAACATTTTGGTTCCAGTAAAGAGGAAGCCGGAGGTAATGATCTCCTTTTGTTCAAGAGCAAAGCAAGTATCTCAGATGAGGAGCACATTTCCAGGGTTCGGCGTTCAAAGAATTTATCTGTCAGTGGGGAGAATAGCGATGATTCCGACTCTGAGATGGAGAAACAGTTGATAATGCAGATTGTGGAGAAGGCCAAGAAAGGTTCTCCGGTGGTCCTGAATGCACAAAGGTGGTTCCGGTCAATTGATGAGAAAGCGAGTTAA
- the LOC126599753 gene encoding glycine-rich RNA-binding protein 4, mitochondrial-like — MAFLSKIGSILRQTANKQIRSEVSSFKLSIHQAIRCMSSMGSSKLFIGGVSYQTDDQSLREAFQKYGEVVDARIIMDRESGRSRGFGFVTFTSNEEAASALEALDGQELHGRRVRVNYATERPRPSYNNYGDGQNSYAPGGGFGNYGPGGGDSYGRGNTGYGPGSYNSPGSYNSPSNYPSANTYDAPSGSSNNFGVGSGDNFGVGGDNSFGTPDAPFGENKPGFGLDDPLEANDRDDNDAGDFAKRA; from the exons ATGGCTTTCTTAAGTAAAATTGGGAGCATACTTAGGCAGACTGCAAACAAGCAGATCAGGTCTGAAGTATCTTCTTTCAAACTGTCCATCCATCAAGCTATAAGATGCATGTCATCCATGGGAAGCTCAAAGCTCTTCATCGGAG GTGTTTCGTACCAGACAGATGACCAGAGTCTGAGGGAGGCTTTTCAAAAATACGGTGAAGTTGTAGACG CAAGAATCATCATGGACCGTGAAAGTGGTAGATCAAGAGGATTTGGATTCGTTACTTTCACTTCTAATGAGGAGGCAGCTAGTGCTCTCGAGGCCTTGGATGGGCAG GAGCTTCATGGCCGACGAGTAAGGGTGAATTATGCTACTGAAAGGCCTCGCCCCAGCTATAATAATTACGGTGATGGTCAAAATAGTTATGCACCTGGTGGTGGATTTGGTAACTATGGACCCGGTGGAGGTGACAGCTATGGAAGAGGAAACACTGGATATGGTCCAGGAAGCTACAACAGTCCAGGAAGCTACAACAGTCCTAGCAATTATCCAAGTGCAAACACTTACGATGCTCCCAGTGGAAGTAGCAACAATTTTGGTGTTGGTAGTGGTGATAACTTCGGTGTTGGTGGCGACAACAGCTTTGGCACTCCTGATGCTCCATTTGGAGAGAACAAACCTGGCTTTGGCCTGGATGATCCATTGGAAGCAAACGATAGGGACGATAATGACGCGGGTGACTTCGCCAAGAGGGCCTGA